One part of the Algibacter sp. L1A34 genome encodes these proteins:
- a CDS encoding YraN family protein, whose product MAKHNELGKKGEQLAVDFLLKNGYDIVERNYHYQKSEIDIIAKKIDVLAVVEVKTRSTSDFGNPEEFVKPKQIQRLVKAVDEYVISNSLDVEVRFDIVAIVKEGKGFKIEHLENAFYHF is encoded by the coding sequence ATGGCAAAACATAACGAGCTTGGTAAAAAAGGAGAACAATTGGCAGTCGATTTTCTATTGAAAAATGGTTATGATATTGTGGAACGTAATTACCATTATCAGAAATCGGAAATTGATATTATTGCTAAAAAAATTGACGTTCTTGCTGTTGTTGAAGTTAAAACAAGATCGACCAGCGATTTTGGAAACCCAGAAGAGTTTGTAAAACCCAAACAAATTCAGCGCTTAGTAAAAGCGGTAGATGAATACGTGATTTCTAACAGCCTAGATGTTGAGGTGCGTTTTGATATTGTTGCGATTGTAAAAGAAGGCAAAGGTTTTAAAATTGAGCATTTAGAGAACGCTTTTTATCATTTTTAA
- a CDS encoding TonB-dependent receptor encodes MRGLIFGMLSLFSFTFNAQTIKGKTTTDGDALAYVNVYLKGTQKGAVSGDNGSFSINNISPGKYTVIASFTGYQTQRKSITVSTEDITINFDLPESEILSEVVVTGTLKAVSRLESPVPVEVYSSTFLKKNPTPNIFEALQNVNGVRPQINCNVCNTGDIHINGLEGPYTLILIDGMPIVSGLSTVYGLSGIPNSLIEQIEIVKGPASSLYGSEAVGGLINIITKLPENAPRFFADSYATGWGELNLDLGFNTKVGEKANLLFGVNYFNYNNPIDNNGDNFTDLTLQNRISVFQKWNFKRKENRVLSLVGRVFYEDRWGGEMQWDSSFRGGNEIYGESIYTKRGEFIGKYQLPIKEKVMFQFSYTDHDQNSVYGDVKYLAQQKIGFGQFTWDKSLKNHDLLFGAAARYNYYNDNTPATAAADEMVIPSLFVQDEIRLSEKQTVLLGARYDYDERHGNIFTPRIAYKFKPTADDIFRVNAGTGFRVVNIFTEEHAALTGARDVIIAEELKPERSFNINVNYLKKMYTKSGMIIGLDASAWYTHFSNLITPDYDTNSTQIIYDNLDGKAITKGVSLNLDATVASGIKLLVGGTVQDVTQTENGIKSRQILTERFTGTWAASYKNYKYNVTVDYTGNIYGPMRLPLLSDLDPRSEYSPTWSIQNIQFTYDGIDNLEIYGGVKNLLNWTPNKGNPFIIARANDPFDKDVTFDNEGNPQVSPDNPYALTFDPSYVYAPNQGIRAFLGLRYSFK; translated from the coding sequence ATGAGAGGTCTAATATTTGGAATGTTAAGTTTGTTCAGTTTTACGTTTAATGCCCAAACTATAAAAGGAAAAACAACAACAGATGGCGATGCGCTAGCTTATGTAAATGTTTATTTAAAAGGGACTCAAAAAGGAGCGGTTTCAGGAGATAATGGTTCATTTAGTATAAATAATATAAGCCCAGGAAAGTATACTGTTATAGCTTCTTTTACAGGATACCAAACACAAAGAAAAAGCATAACAGTCTCTACAGAAGATATTACTATAAATTTCGATTTACCAGAATCCGAAATATTATCAGAAGTTGTTGTCACTGGAACATTAAAAGCGGTTTCTCGTCTAGAGAGCCCGGTACCAGTGGAGGTTTATTCATCTACGTTTTTAAAAAAGAACCCCACTCCAAATATTTTTGAAGCCTTACAGAATGTAAATGGAGTTCGCCCACAAATTAATTGTAATGTTTGTAATACAGGAGATATTCATATTAATGGCCTGGAAGGGCCGTATACTTTAATTTTAATAGATGGCATGCCAATTGTTAGTGGTTTATCTACTGTTTACGGTTTATCGGGAATTCCGAATTCTTTAATAGAACAAATTGAAATTGTAAAAGGTCCAGCCTCATCACTTTATGGAAGTGAAGCCGTTGGTGGCCTTATTAATATTATAACTAAACTTCCCGAAAATGCACCACGTTTTTTTGCAGATAGTTACGCAACAGGTTGGGGAGAACTTAATTTAGATTTAGGTTTTAATACTAAAGTTGGAGAAAAAGCCAACCTGCTGTTTGGTGTTAATTACTTTAATTACAACAACCCTATTGATAATAATGGTGATAATTTTACAGATTTAACACTTCAGAATAGGATATCTGTTTTTCAAAAATGGAATTTTAAACGTAAAGAAAATAGAGTACTCTCTTTGGTTGGTCGCGTGTTTTACGAAGATCGATGGGGAGGAGAAATGCAATGGGATTCTTCTTTTAGAGGAGGCAATGAAATTTATGGCGAAAGTATTTATACAAAAAGAGGTGAGTTTATAGGTAAATACCAACTTCCTATTAAAGAAAAGGTTATGTTTCAATTTTCGTATACAGATCACGATCAAAATTCGGTTTATGGAGACGTTAAGTATTTAGCGCAGCAAAAAATTGGTTTCGGACAATTTACTTGGGATAAATCTCTTAAAAATCACGATTTACTTTTTGGAGCAGCGGCACGGTATAATTATTATAACGATAATACACCAGCGACCGCAGCAGCAGATGAAATGGTGATTCCTTCTCTTTTTGTACAGGATGAAATAAGACTAAGCGAAAAGCAAACCGTATTACTAGGCGCACGTTACGATTATGACGAAAGACACGGGAACATATTTACACCAAGAATTGCTTATAAATTTAAACCAACAGCCGACGATATTTTTAGAGTAAACGCAGGAACCGGTTTTCGAGTGGTTAATATTTTTACCGAAGAGCACGCCGCACTTACTGGAGCAAGAGATGTTATTATTGCAGAAGAGCTAAAGCCAGAGCGTTCTTTTAACATAAATGTTAACTATCTTAAAAAAATGTATACAAAATCTGGGATGATTATTGGGCTAGATGCCTCGGCATGGTACACGCATTTTTCAAACTTAATTACACCCGATTATGATACAAATTCTACCCAAATAATATACGATAACCTCGATGGTAAGGCTATAACAAAAGGTGTAAGTTTAAATCTAGATGCTACCGTAGCTAGTGGCATAAAGCTTCTTGTTGGTGGTACGGTTCAAGATGTTACGCAAACCGAAAACGGTATAAAATCACGTCAAATACTTACCGAACGTTTTACGGGAACCTGGGCGGCTTCATATAAAAACTACAAATACAATGTAACAGTAGATTATACGGGTAATATTTACGGGCCAATGCGATTACCGCTATTAAGTGATTTGGATCCAAGAAGTGAATACTCGCCTACTTGGAGTATTCAAAACATACAATTTACTTATGATGGTATCGATAATTTAGAAATTTACGGAGGAGTCAAAAACCTTTTAAACTGGACGCCAAATAAAGGGAATCCATTTATTATCGCGCGAGCAAACGATCCTTTCGATAAAGATGTTACTTTCGATAATGAAGGCAACCCCCAGGTTTCTCCAGATAATCCGTACGCATTAACCTTCGATCCGTCTTATGTTTACGCACCAAACCAAGGAATAAGAGCTTTTTTAGGATTAAGGTATTCGTTTAAGTAA
- a CDS encoding phosphotransferase, which translates to MKTFPVITSTISAQELGDYIKEKYNLDSNLECKLFRTGMNHTYMLSSGKIKYVLRLYCYNWRSKTEIQEEISLLNVLKENGLSVSFPIRDKNTKYIQDIKAPEGLRYAVLFTYAKGEKVRFMDSSSCFAVGELMAKIHKVTENKKLKRSIYNKKSLLETSYKKLKPYFSEALPEMEFIKAIETSYQDSHFEHTKQGVVHMDIWYDNMSIANKTDITIFDFDFCGNGSQILDVGYFCKQLFYIEADKNEYEIKKESFLKGYESITKLSEKELKLIPMAGLVVFVFYLGVQAQRWDWSNIFLSENYLKMFVGRFKSWAKYYQIENL; encoded by the coding sequence ATGAAAACATTTCCAGTTATAACTTCAACTATTTCCGCACAAGAATTAGGCGATTATATTAAAGAAAAATACAATTTAGATTCTAACCTAGAATGCAAACTTTTCCGAACAGGAATGAATCATACCTACATGCTTTCCTCTGGGAAAATAAAATATGTTTTAAGATTATATTGTTATAATTGGAGATCTAAAACTGAAATTCAAGAAGAAATTAGCTTGTTAAATGTATTAAAAGAAAATGGTTTAAGCGTTTCTTTTCCTATTCGGGATAAAAACACAAAGTACATACAAGATATAAAAGCTCCAGAAGGACTTAGGTATGCCGTGCTTTTTACATATGCAAAAGGAGAAAAAGTAAGGTTTATGGATAGCAGCTCTTGTTTTGCAGTAGGCGAACTTATGGCGAAAATTCATAAAGTCACCGAAAACAAAAAGCTTAAGCGCAGTATTTATAATAAAAAATCGCTTTTAGAAACTTCTTATAAAAAATTGAAGCCGTACTTTTCAGAGGCATTACCCGAAATGGAATTTATTAAAGCCATTGAAACATCGTATCAAGATTCGCATTTCGAGCATACAAAACAAGGTGTTGTTCATATGGATATTTGGTATGATAATATGAGTATTGCTAATAAAACGGATATTACAATTTTCGACTTTGATTTTTGTGGCAATGGTTCGCAAATTTTGGATGTTGGCTATTTTTGTAAACAACTTTTCTATATCGAGGCAGATAAAAATGAATATGAAATAAAAAAAGAAAGCTTTTTAAAAGGCTACGAAAGCATCACTAAATTATCTGAAAAAGAATTAAAACTCATTCCTATGGCGGGACTTGTGGTTTTTGTGTTTTATCTTGGTGTGCAAGCTCAAAGATGGGATTGGTCTAATATTTTTCTCTCGGAAAATTACCTTAAAATGTTTGTTGGTAGATTTAAATCTTGGGCAAAATATTATCAAATTGAAAACCTGTAA
- a CDS encoding TlpA family protein disulfide reductase, which yields MKRLLFFIYLLPSILLAQHSIKGKFSPAKEYNFALLYKVTPTLSEYISNTEIDKETGCFEFQLDSTKTKGMYRVVYAIPQEDYNFDIIYNGKEDIELTFNSETGVTFKKSDENKLLASYTNSMSMVTQSIGNYFREESKNSKALKSIFKTQQETQENFEKAAEGMMALDFIKANQPYVPTEFEDLKTYINNLRVHYFDHINFNSKTLQSSNFLEEKMLNYVFGMSSKIEDEATVYKNNIDVFHEILKTTPQGVKRILLVDLWQQMADLGFESVANYISDKYLMPVAKSLNDKDLIDGLTLFKNTSIGRKAPDFTLEIKKDKKLVKTQLSALDIAQTYVVVFWSSTCSHCLDEIPQLQSFVQSLDKGLVQVVAVGLEDDPYKWKDLTYTYPSFIHVYGEGKWDNKIGNDYGVTATPTYFILDKDKKIISKPEDFKVLQAFFGQETDEE from the coding sequence GTGAAACGCTTATTATTTTTTATTTACCTCTTACCAAGTATTTTATTAGCACAACACAGCATTAAAGGAAAATTCTCTCCCGCGAAAGAATACAATTTTGCTTTACTTTACAAGGTAACTCCAACTTTGTCAGAATATATTTCTAATACAGAAATTGATAAAGAAACTGGTTGTTTTGAGTTTCAATTAGATTCTACTAAAACAAAAGGAATGTATCGTGTGGTATATGCTATACCTCAAGAAGATTATAATTTTGATATTATTTACAACGGTAAAGAAGATATTGAATTAACTTTTAATTCTGAAACCGGCGTTACTTTCAAAAAATCTGACGAAAACAAATTATTAGCATCGTACACCAATAGCATGTCGATGGTTACGCAAAGCATTGGAAATTATTTTAGAGAAGAAAGCAAAAACTCCAAAGCTTTAAAATCAATATTTAAAACACAACAAGAAACACAAGAAAATTTTGAAAAAGCAGCAGAAGGCATGATGGCTTTAGATTTTATTAAAGCCAACCAACCTTATGTCCCAACTGAATTTGAAGACTTAAAAACCTATATAAATAACTTAAGAGTACACTATTTCGATCATATAAACTTCAATAGCAAAACTCTACAGAGCTCTAATTTTTTAGAAGAAAAAATGCTGAATTATGTTTTCGGAATGTCTTCTAAAATTGAAGATGAAGCTACAGTTTACAAGAATAATATCGATGTTTTTCATGAAATTTTAAAAACAACGCCACAAGGTGTAAAACGTATTTTATTAGTCGATTTATGGCAACAAATGGCAGATTTAGGTTTTGAGTCGGTTGCTAACTACATTTCAGACAAGTATTTAATGCCAGTTGCAAAATCGTTAAATGATAAAGATTTAATCGATGGTTTAACCTTATTTAAAAACACATCTATTGGTAGAAAAGCACCAGATTTCACATTAGAAATCAAGAAAGATAAGAAGCTAGTTAAAACACAATTAAGCGCGCTAGATATAGCTCAAACTTATGTGGTTGTTTTTTGGAGCAGCACATGTTCTCATTGTTTAGATGAAATTCCACAGTTACAATCTTTTGTACAATCTTTAGATAAAGGTTTAGTTCAAGTTGTAGCAGTTGGTCTAGAAGATGATCCTTATAAATGGAAAGATTTAACCTATACTTACCCAAGTTTTATACACGTTTATGGCGAAGGAAAATGGGATAACAAAATAGGAAACGATTACGGCGTTACTGCAACGCCAACATATTTTATTCTAGATAAAGACAAAAAAATTATTTCTAAACCTGAAGATTTTAAAGTATTGCAAGCCTTTTTTGGACAAGAAACTGATGAAGAATAA